The Chryseobacterium nakagawai genome has a segment encoding these proteins:
- a CDS encoding DDE-type integrase/transposase/recombinase has protein sequence MEFKSTDILVRQSGSNESIWLSERLIISVCGLEDTYLKVARIRYKKTVRACDLAKAKDFMPDSGKSWRWGKQSGQFYYCINNIPNKAPKNYRNHFGDSEALKDAYKVSCKSKEDTNLETRFKKHLSLVSRQYAEFYKEANEIQRIALSKACSVLDFILDEKDDYPGTANKIYKDLSPIISDLDLQYIPHHYLKLKEKITLLETTDKAIVDIIHLPRTGNNNAEIYNDPEVFSWVMQLRSMPQNFSNEHIIRKVSDLCEMTTKKTPSRRWFGQTILELPKTQFLTGLKRFGASSSKSHIHKSYIPFQTALFAGDCWEMDATRVNMISHEGKVTYIDKNGDEKTKKVEKYIIVVAVRDVHSGDILGYSFDYDENHVVYLEAMKMAVQNAGYLPHEWVTDRFPGHNTPQMTNFFERIESLGVTMTFSSHANKKAGIERWFRTLQSVFLMDSAYFYGEGIKSRTVYAHRSAEYLKRIKKEAKKTGWDLQANIDEASVHIEKYRNTSFSKYSRKHSTVHSSPAQLHEYSEKPHVNFIPESTISMLFGLRKEITLKSNGQFMTEFVGVEFDYMVSPSYYDIISNYFNKKVVITYDLNDLSVVFLWEKNGNLLISLCEAEFFEKVQNKGKNPQLDKISQAKARANAIAEMKENELASMIGEDASMMGMYTDKKAITAFEDSFNDDSYSVPLKKASGDDYSPEDIEDIILRNTSQNY, from the coding sequence ATGGAATTTAAATCTACAGACATATTAGTAAGACAATCAGGGAGCAATGAAAGCATTTGGCTTTCGGAGCGTCTGATTATTTCGGTTTGTGGATTAGAAGACACTTATTTAAAAGTTGCAAGAATTCGCTATAAAAAAACAGTGCGTGCTTGTGACCTTGCGAAAGCAAAAGACTTCATGCCTGACTCTGGAAAGTCTTGGCGTTGGGGAAAACAGTCTGGACAGTTCTATTATTGCATAAACAACATTCCGAACAAAGCTCCAAAAAATTATAGAAATCATTTTGGTGATTCAGAAGCTCTTAAAGATGCTTACAAAGTATCATGTAAATCTAAAGAAGATACAAATCTTGAAACAAGATTTAAAAAGCATTTAAGCCTTGTCTCAAGGCAATATGCAGAATTCTACAAGGAAGCCAATGAAATCCAAAGGATAGCGCTTTCTAAGGCATGTTCAGTTTTAGATTTTATTCTGGATGAAAAGGATGATTATCCAGGAACAGCTAATAAAATTTATAAAGACTTAAGTCCGATTATTTCAGACCTTGATTTACAATACATACCACACCATTATTTGAAGTTAAAAGAAAAAATAACACTTCTTGAAACAACAGATAAGGCGATAGTTGATATTATTCATTTGCCTAGAACCGGTAATAATAATGCTGAGATCTACAATGATCCTGAAGTGTTCAGTTGGGTTATGCAGCTGAGATCAATGCCTCAAAACTTCTCTAATGAGCATATTATTAGAAAAGTGTCTGATCTATGTGAAATGACTACTAAAAAAACACCTTCAAGGCGTTGGTTCGGGCAAACTATTTTAGAACTACCTAAAACTCAATTTTTGACAGGTTTAAAACGTTTTGGAGCATCAAGCAGCAAATCACATATTCATAAATCATATATTCCTTTCCAAACGGCATTATTTGCTGGTGACTGTTGGGAAATGGATGCAACTCGTGTCAATATGATATCTCACGAAGGAAAAGTGACATATATTGATAAGAATGGCGATGAAAAAACTAAAAAAGTTGAAAAATACATAATTGTTGTTGCAGTAAGGGATGTACATTCTGGTGATATTTTGGGCTATTCATTTGACTATGATGAAAACCATGTAGTTTATTTAGAAGCGATGAAAATGGCCGTCCAAAATGCAGGATATTTACCTCACGAATGGGTAACTGACCGTTTCCCTGGTCACAATACTCCACAGATGACTAATTTTTTTGAAAGAATTGAATCACTTGGAGTTACTATGACATTTTCTTCTCATGCTAATAAAAAAGCAGGTATTGAAAGATGGTTTAGAACCCTTCAATCTGTTTTCCTTATGGACTCAGCTTATTTCTATGGTGAAGGGATAAAATCACGAACTGTTTATGCTCACAGATCCGCAGAATATTTGAAGAGAATTAAGAAAGAGGCAAAAAAGACAGGATGGGATCTACAGGCAAATATTGATGAAGCCAGTGTACATATTGAAAAATATAGAAATACGTCTTTTTCAAAGTATTCAAGAAAGCATTCTACTGTACATTCAAGTCCTGCACAGCTACACGAATATAGCGAGAAACCGCATGTTAACTTTATTCCAGAATCAACAATTTCAATGTTGTTCGGACTTAGAAAAGAAATAACACTCAAAAGTAATGGTCAATTTATGACAGAGTTTGTCGGAGTAGAGTTTGATTATATGGTGAGCCCATCTTATTATGATATTATTTCAAACTATTTCAATAAAAAAGTTGTAATCACTTATGATCTTAATGACCTATCTGTTGTATTCCTTTGGGAAAAGAACGGGAATCTATTAATATCATTATGTGAGGCTGAATTCTTTGAAAAGGTTCAGAATAAAGGTAAGAATCCACAACTTGACAAAATCAGTCAGGCCAAAGCAAGGGCCAATGCTATTGCTGAAATGAAAGAAAATGAACTTGCTTCAATGATTGGTGAAGATGCATCAATGATGGGCATGTATACTGATAAAAAAGCGATTACTGCTTTTGAAGACAGCTTCAATGATGATAGCTATAGTGTGCCTCTTAAAAAAGCTTCAGGAGATGACTACTCTCCTGAAGATATTGAGGACATAATCCTAAGAAATACGTCTCAAAATTATTAA
- a CDS encoding XRE family transcriptional regulator, which produces METLAQKIKNKSVTVYQTIAKKHNTDAEYVGKIARGERIPTRGKGLKILKELKDLTR; this is translated from the coding sequence ATGGAGACGTTAGCCCAAAAAATAAAAAATAAATCTGTTACAGTATATCAAACTATTGCAAAGAAGCATAATACAGATGCAGAATATGTTGGTAAAATAGCCAGAGGTGAACGTATACCTACAAGAGGTAAAGGTCTAAAGATACTTAAAGAACTAAAAGATTTAACTAGATAA
- a CDS encoding DUF3164 family protein has protein sequence MNTLDINKLTLEDRLALLQSVSPEELKAAAKVAEASKAEARMAYKETVKDSIPTFISTLLNISTMLSNAKLEVFQGLSILLEMKSEVFDIKQGQQGHSFSDDKGNGITYGFRVVDGWDDTVNAGIDKIKEVIDSMAKDDNSAKLVSTINKLLKKDAKGNLKSSRVLELRQLAEEFNDDKFTDAVDIIQAAYKPVRSAFFIEAYTTNPQGKKIFIPLSITAVDFPEGTDIKEIFPLENPK, from the coding sequence ATGAACACATTAGACATTAATAAACTAACATTAGAGGATAGGCTTGCGCTTCTACAGAGTGTTTCGCCGGAAGAGTTAAAAGCAGCTGCTAAAGTTGCAGAAGCAAGCAAAGCAGAAGCAAGAATGGCTTATAAAGAAACAGTAAAGGATTCGATTCCTACTTTTATTAGCACACTACTAAATATCTCTACAATGCTTTCTAATGCGAAGCTAGAGGTTTTCCAAGGCTTAAGCATTCTTTTGGAAATGAAATCAGAGGTGTTTGACATTAAACAAGGGCAACAGGGACATTCTTTTAGTGATGATAAAGGGAACGGCATCACTTATGGATTCCGTGTTGTTGATGGTTGGGATGATACTGTAAATGCCGGAATAGATAAGATAAAGGAGGTTATTGATAGCATGGCCAAGGATGATAACAGTGCAAAACTTGTTAGTACCATTAATAAACTGCTAAAAAAGGATGCCAAAGGGAATTTAAAATCATCGAGGGTCCTTGAGTTGCGTCAATTGGCTGAAGAGTTTAATGACGACAAGTTTACAGATGCAGTTGATATTATACAAGCCGCATATAAGCCTGTACGGTCTGCGTTTTTCATTGAAGCATATACAACTAACCCCCAGGGAAAAAAGATCTTTATTCCCTTGTCAATTACAGCAGTTGACTTTCCAGAAGGAACAGATATCAAGGAAATTTTTCCCCTTGAAAATCCAAAGTAA
- a CDS encoding AAA family ATPase, which produces MTNLQKSAIVIAINTEKERLGSYGQVATKADVSTATISQMVNGKWELIKPELWLKVGKACGWDDSEWQIAETINYKKVSKICSDAKAYNLFMIISDKAGIGKSAPLKSFSQSNADSGVFYIRCREWAKREFLTELCLMLGIDTGKSYMHIDKLGMKVCEFFRKRTSVKPLLIVDEADKLKDSALRWFIHLYNENEDEMGLIIAGTPHLEQRISRGVKLKKLGFDEIESRFGRAYINLIGATSNCVQKICIANGVSDPAIHKMIFNELSPVFKEIQISKDEVQNVKVVEDLRRLKRTVIREKIKFQNT; this is translated from the coding sequence ATGACAAACTTACAAAAATCTGCAATAGTTATTGCAATTAATACAGAAAAAGAACGGCTTGGTAGCTACGGACAAGTAGCTACAAAAGCCGATGTTTCAACTGCTACTATCTCCCAGATGGTTAACGGGAAATGGGAACTCATTAAACCTGAATTATGGCTAAAAGTTGGCAAAGCTTGTGGTTGGGATGATTCAGAATGGCAAATTGCTGAAACTATCAACTATAAAAAAGTTTCAAAAATTTGTAGTGATGCTAAAGCTTATAATCTTTTTATGATTATCAGTGATAAAGCTGGAATAGGAAAATCAGCACCCTTAAAATCATTCTCTCAAAGTAATGCAGATAGTGGTGTGTTCTATATCCGTTGTCGTGAATGGGCTAAACGTGAATTCTTAACAGAATTATGTTTAATGCTTGGTATAGATACTGGAAAATCTTATATGCACATTGATAAATTAGGAATGAAAGTCTGTGAATTCTTCAGAAAAAGAACAAGCGTTAAGCCTCTTTTAATAGTAGATGAAGCTGATAAATTGAAAGACTCAGCCCTAAGATGGTTTATCCATTTGTACAATGAAAATGAGGATGAAATGGGGCTTATTATTGCCGGAACTCCACACCTGGAACAAAGAATTTCACGAGGTGTAAAACTGAAAAAACTAGGATTTGATGAGATTGAGAGCCGTTTTGGCCGTGCTTATATCAATCTGATTGGTGCAACTTCCAATTGCGTGCAAAAAATATGTATAGCGAATGGCGTGAGTGATCCTGCAATACATAAGATGATATTCAATGAATTGAGTCCGGTTTTTAAAGAAATACAAATCAGCAAGGATGAAGTTCAGAATGTAAAAGTAGTTGAAGATTTAAGACGGCTAAAAAGGACGGTAATAAGAGAAAAAATAAAATTTCAAAACACTTAA
- a CDS encoding XRE family transcriptional regulator, with product MLKIKEIREKKNITQDEMVARTGIPKRSYVDYENGKSDIQISKLQKIATVLEVTVGYLIGETKNENLVIIENDNQNDNQNDNIPKVENRLSSSPETQPNIESGSEYNKVMSKIKFAEEINISNDSGAPYYELPVSAGKLHELIDLQERPTGYINMPGVNCDAFFPITGASFEPYIKAGDIIGINFIDRWENLDPDCIYLIITHDQRMIKRLMDHPTDSTLLVCISPNYREFNIDKFTIRYIHKVTFRGHPL from the coding sequence ATGCTGAAAATCAAAGAGATAAGAGAGAAAAAAAACATTACCCAAGACGAAATGGTTGCCCGAACAGGTATACCTAAGCGCTCTTATGTAGATTATGAGAATGGTAAAAGTGATATTCAAATTAGTAAATTGCAGAAAATCGCAACAGTATTGGAGGTGACAGTAGGGTATTTAATTGGAGAAACCAAAAATGAAAATTTGGTTATCATTGAAAATGATAACCAAAATGATAACCAAAATGATAATATTCCAAAAGTTGAAAATAGGTTATCATCAAGTCCGGAAACACAACCTAATATAGAATCCGGATCAGAGTATAATAAGGTGATGAGTAAAATAAAATTTGCTGAAGAAATTAATATTTCAAATGATAGTGGAGCACCTTACTACGAATTACCAGTAAGTGCTGGTAAATTACATGAGTTAATTGATTTGCAGGAAAGGCCAACAGGATACATAAACATGCCTGGAGTAAATTGTGATGCGTTTTTTCCTATTACTGGAGCTTCATTTGAACCTTATATAAAGGCAGGAGATATAATTGGTATAAATTTCATAGATAGATGGGAAAATTTAGATCCAGATTGTATATACTTAATAATTACTCACGATCAAAGAATGATAAAGAGGCTAATGGACCATCCTACAGATTCCACTCTTTTAGTATGTATATCTCCTAACTACAGAGAATTTAATATTGATAAGTTTACAATCCGATATATTCATAAAGTTACTTTTAGAGGTCATCCACTTTAG
- a CDS encoding putative DNA modification/repair radical SAM protein, which translates to MNFDRLKEKLEILADAAKYDVSCSSSGGTRKNKKGALGDSSVSGICHTYTEDGRCVSLLKILLTNHCIYDCAYCVSRSSNDIKRAAFSVEEVVDLTINFYRRNYIEGLFLSSGIFKNADTTMERLVRVAKKLRLEENFNGYIHLKSIPGASDGLMQEAALYADRLSVNLEIPTESGLKLLAPEKNREDMINPMRYIQKGIIQYQDEKKILKKVPKFAPAGQSTQMIVGATNENDLQIIKVADHFYKNFNLKRVYYSGYVPVLEDNRLPSLTTEVPMLRENRLYQSDWLMRFYGFKAEEILDPNVPFLDLEMDPKLSWALRNLHQFPVNIQTADYQMILRIPGIGVKSAQKIVSARRFQMLTLDHLKQLGAAVNRAKYFIDFNAGNSYLKYLTDKNFRKLLVGGSSSKFHNQFSQQLSLF; encoded by the coding sequence ATGAATTTTGACCGCCTTAAAGAAAAACTTGAAATCCTTGCTGATGCGGCGAAGTATGATGTTTCATGCTCATCAAGCGGAGGAACGAGAAAGAATAAAAAGGGTGCTTTGGGAGATAGTTCCGTAAGCGGAATCTGCCATACTTATACCGAAGATGGTAGATGTGTTTCTTTACTCAAAATTTTATTGACTAATCATTGTATCTATGATTGTGCTTATTGTGTATCCAGAAGCTCAAATGATATAAAAAGAGCTGCATTTTCCGTAGAAGAAGTGGTAGACTTAACCATTAATTTTTACCGTAGAAATTATATTGAAGGCTTATTTCTAAGTTCTGGAATTTTCAAAAATGCAGATACAACAATGGAGCGGCTTGTAAGGGTTGCTAAAAAGCTACGCCTGGAAGAGAATTTCAATGGCTATATTCATTTAAAATCCATTCCTGGAGCTAGTGATGGACTCATGCAAGAGGCTGCATTATATGCGGACAGGCTTTCGGTAAATCTTGAAATTCCAACAGAAAGCGGACTAAAACTATTGGCCCCTGAAAAGAACAGGGAGGATATGATTAACCCTATGAGATATATCCAGAAAGGGATTATACAATATCAAGATGAGAAAAAGATTTTAAAGAAGGTTCCTAAATTTGCTCCGGCAGGCCAATCTACTCAGATGATTGTAGGAGCAACCAATGAAAATGACCTGCAAATTATCAAAGTTGCAGATCACTTTTACAAAAATTTCAACCTAAAAAGGGTCTACTACTCCGGATATGTTCCGGTTTTAGAAGATAACAGGCTTCCTTCTTTAACTACCGAAGTTCCCATGCTTCGGGAAAACAGACTTTATCAGTCTGACTGGCTGATGAGATTTTATGGTTTTAAAGCGGAAGAAATCTTAGATCCAAATGTTCCTTTCCTTGATTTGGAAATGGACCCAAAACTGAGCTGGGCACTCCGAAATCTACACCAGTTTCCAGTAAACATCCAGACTGCCGATTACCAGATGATTTTAAGAATTCCGGGAATTGGAGTCAAATCTGCTCAGAAAATTGTGAGTGCAAGACGTTTTCAGATGTTAACACTAGATCACTTGAAACAATTAGGAGCAGCGGTCAACAGAGCAAAATATTTTATTGACTTCAATGCCGGGAATAGCTATTTGAAATATTTGACAGATAAAAATTTTAGAAAACTATTGGTTGGGGGAAGTTCTTCTAAATTCCACAATCAATTTTCACAGCAACTGAGCTTATTTTAA
- a CDS encoding hydroxymethylglutaryl-CoA reductase, degradative encodes MNHKPIEGFSKLPKQGKIDWLVNEYLEGNQEYQNILKQYWNDDADLQKLHEEFSENTISNFYMPYGIAPNFLIDGKLLALPMAVEESSVVAAASKAAKFWIDKGGFKTTIINTEKLGHTHFIFDVEPHKLLHFFNFSLKKKLLESTEDITANMRRRGGGILNISLVDKTTEMPNYYQLKASFDTVDSMGANFINSCLEQFGKTLRQEVATSEDFTQEEKNSLQIVMNILSNFTPDCIVRAEVSCKMEDLRDDSGISPEEFAAKFKQAVTIAEIEPYRATTHNKGVMNGVDAVVIATGNDFRATEACAHAYAARDGQYRSLTHCTTDNGVFRFWIDLPISVGVVGGLTNLHPLVKFSLALLGKPSAQELMSILAVSGLAQNFGALRSLVTTGIQKGHMKMHLLNILNQLGATEEEKQHFVTYFKDKTVSHHEVINEFNRMRGN; translated from the coding sequence ATGAATCATAAACCGATCGAAGGTTTTTCCAAGCTCCCAAAGCAGGGTAAAATCGACTGGCTTGTAAACGAATATCTTGAAGGTAATCAAGAATATCAAAATATATTAAAACAATATTGGAATGACGATGCAGACCTTCAGAAGCTTCACGAAGAATTTTCTGAAAATACGATTTCCAATTTCTATATGCCTTACGGAATTGCGCCTAACTTTTTAATTGATGGAAAATTATTGGCACTCCCAATGGCTGTTGAAGAAAGTTCAGTAGTAGCTGCCGCTTCCAAAGCCGCAAAATTCTGGATTGATAAAGGAGGGTTTAAAACTACCATCATCAATACAGAAAAGCTGGGACATACTCACTTTATCTTCGATGTGGAACCTCACAAATTATTACATTTCTTTAATTTCAGTTTAAAGAAAAAATTACTAGAATCTACAGAAGACATCACGGCTAACATGAGAAGACGTGGTGGGGGTATTTTGAATATCAGCCTTGTGGATAAAACCACAGAAATGCCTAATTACTACCAGTTAAAAGCAAGTTTTGATACGGTAGACTCAATGGGAGCTAATTTTATCAATTCATGCCTTGAACAGTTTGGAAAAACATTGAGACAGGAAGTTGCAACCAGTGAAGATTTTACTCAGGAAGAAAAGAATTCATTGCAAATTGTAATGAATATTCTGTCCAATTTTACCCCTGATTGTATCGTAAGAGCTGAGGTGTCTTGTAAAATGGAAGATTTAAGAGATGACAGCGGAATTTCTCCTGAAGAATTTGCTGCTAAATTTAAACAGGCTGTTACCATTGCTGAAATTGAACCTTACCGAGCAACGACTCACAATAAAGGAGTGATGAACGGAGTGGATGCCGTTGTAATTGCAACAGGAAACGACTTTAGAGCAACAGAAGCTTGTGCCCATGCATACGCTGCAAGAGATGGACAATACAGATCTTTGACACACTGTACCACCGATAATGGAGTTTTCAGATTTTGGATTGACCTTCCTATTTCCGTAGGAGTAGTAGGCGGTCTAACAAATCTTCACCCATTGGTAAAATTCTCTTTGGCTTTACTTGGAAAACCGTCCGCTCAGGAATTGATGAGTATTTTGGCTGTTTCAGGATTGGCTCAAAACTTTGGAGCATTGCGCTCTTTAGTAACTACAGGAATTCAGAAAGGTCATATGAAAATGCACTTACTGAACATACTGAACCAATTAGGTGCTACAGAAGAAGAAAAACAACATTTTGTTACCTACTTCAAAGATAAGACAGTTAGCCACCACGAGGTGATCAATGAGTTTAACCGAATGAGAGGAAACTAA